In Streptococcus parauberis NCFD 2020, the sequence TGGTGCCTCATTCTTAATTCTTTTTACCACACTCAAATTTCAATTGGGAAGTATGTCTGTCTTACTTAGTCACATTGCTTTTTCTATTCCAATTGTGGTCTTGATGGTCTTGCCAAGACTAAATGAGATGAATCAAGATATGATTAATGCTGCCTATGACCTGGGTGCCAACCAGTATCAAATGATGAAAGAAGTTATGCTGCCTTATTTAACACCTGGTATTATTGCTGGTTACTTTATGGCATTCACCTATTCGCTGGACGATTTTGCGGTGACCTTTTTCTTAACGGGGAACGGCTTTACAACCTTGTCTGTCGAAATCTATTCAAGGGCACGTCAGGGCATCTCCCTTGATATTAATGCTCTTTCAACAATTGTTTTCCTTTTCTCAATCCTATTGGTAATGGGATATTATTATATTTCCCAAGATAAGGAGGACAAGCATGCGTAAACTTTATTCATTTATTGGAGGCATCCTGGGTATTGTCCTCATCTTAATTTGCTTAAATGTCATCTTTCAAAAGCAATCAGGCACAGCCAAACAATCCGACAAACTAGTCATATACAACTGGGGAGATTATATTGACCCAGCTTTGCTAAAAAAATTCACTAAGGAGACTGGCATTCAGGTTCAATATGAAACCTTTGATTCTAACGAAGCCATGTATACTAAAATAAAACAAGGTGGGACAACCTATGATATAGCAGTTCCTAGTGATTACATGATTGATAAGATGGTTAAAGAAGATTTACTAGTAAAACTAGATAAATCCAAATTAACAAGCATAAAAAATATTGGAAATGATTTCTTGGGTAAAAATTTTGATCCCCAAAATGATTATTCCATTCCTTATTTCTGGGGGACTGTTGGGATTGTTTATAATGATCAAATCATAAAAAATCCACCTAAACATTGGATTGATTTATGGCGTCCAGAATATAAAAACCAAATCATGTTGGTTGATGGAGCTCGTGAAACAATGGGCTTTGGTCTCAATACTTTTGGCTATAGTTTAAATGAGAAAAATCTGTCTAAACTAACACAAGTTGAAAATCGTCTTCAAAAATTAACGCCTAATATCAAAGCAATTGTTGCTGACGAGATGAAGGGCTATATGATTCAAGGTGATGCGGGTATTGGGGTTACCTTCTCTGGTGAGGCTAGTGAAATGCTTTATAGCAATGAACATTTGCATTATGTTGTTCCTTCAGAAGGCTCAAATCTCTGGTTTGATAATTTGGTCTTACCAAAAACAATGAAGCATAAAAAAGAAGCCTATGCCTTTTTAAACTTTATTAATGAGCCGAAAAATGCAGCACAAAATGCTGAATATATTGGCTATGCGACACCAATTGATAAAGCAAAAGCCATGCTTCCAAAAGAAATCAAAAATGATACAGCATTTTATCCAACCCAAAAAACAATCAAAAAGTTGGAAGTCTACGACAACTTAGGTGATAATTGGCTTGGCATCTATAACGACTTATACCTCCAATTTAAGATGTATCGGAAATAATTAAAAACCTCACCATAATGTTGGTGAGGTTTTTAAAATATAATTCTTAATATACAAATACTTTTCTTATGTGGTTAGGGACAGCAGCAAATTTTTAAAAATTCCATGCCTAATATTTTAGCATAGATCTAAAATATTCCCTGAATTCGAAAAGTATCTTTAGTCAAGATTAAAAAATAGTATCATTGAGTTTATTCAATTATATTCTTTGATAAATTTTATATGGACGACCAACCTTTGTATAAATTTGTTTAGCCTCAATTATTTCATTTTCTTCCATGAAAGCAACATATTTTCGAACAGAAACATGTGATAGATTAGTTGCATCAGTAAGTTCTTGTATTGTGAATTCTCTATTTAGTGTTGAAATAGTTGACAGTACTAAGTTATAAGTACTTTCTGATAAACCTTTTTCTAAAAAAATGTTATCTTGCTTTTGTTTATTATTTTGACCATTCTTAAGTTTATCTATTTGACTCTGGTTAATGATATGTTGATTAAGTTGTTTTTTTCTGTCTAAAAAACTTGTAATGCTTGATTCAAACCTTTCGAAGGTAAAAGGTTTAATGAGATAATCTACTATCCCGAAATGAAAACCCGACTTTACAATCTTTCCATCATTAACAGCTGAGATGATGATAACCTCACAATTGTGATGTTTAAGCCTTAAATTTTCTAGAAATTGTATGCCATTTCCTTCTTTAATATGGATATCAAGCAGGATAAGGTCAATATAATAATGATCTAATTTATTTAAGGCATCACTTACTGAGTCACTTGATAATATTATTTGAAATTTATTGACTTTTTCTAAATAATTTCTATGAATAAAGTCTACCATTGGGTCATCTTCAATAATTAGTACATTCATATTATCCTCTTCTATAGGGGGTGGTCATCGAAAACGTTAGTTCATCTTGATCTATTTGTTTAGAGTAGATTGAATTTGTATCACTAAGTAAGTGTCTAAAGAATTGATTATTTAATATTTCAAGAATAGTATCATTAGTAATAGATTTATCTAAAAGTTGGTAAGTAGAAATGAGATAACCATTATTGTAGTCAATAGTTAATAATACTTTCTCGGGCTTCAAAGCACTGATTATATGAGTGTGGATAAATTGATAAAGCATAAGTGCCTTATTTATCTGATTGTTGGATAAGGCATTTGGTATTTCACTTATTGCTTCAATAACAAAATCTGTATTTAATTCTTTGTATTTCCCTTGTTCTCCAATAAAGAAACTAGCTAGTAATGGTTCTTTGACTAAAACAGATAAAGTGTTAACAATGCCGTCTTCAGATTCTAAAATGCTATCTAAATATATTTTCAATTGGTCATAATATTGAATATCCACTAAACCATAGATAACATGTAATTGATTCATAAAGGTATGTGTTTGAGCTTGTAGTGCAGATGCATAAGTAGTAGTATACATCAGCTGATCCAATGTATAAATAGCTTCAGAAGCTTCGCGAATAAATATTAAATAACCCCGTAATTCGTGATTTACTTGAATTTGTGATACTTTCAATAATAAGTCTGTATCATTGACATGTAATAACTGTTCATGTGTAATATCGTACTTGATATTTGTAAATTCTGGGAAAATTTCTTCAATTCTTTTTCGGCTTACATTTTTTATATCATAATCTTTTATTAATTCTTTTCCTGATTGATTGGTTAATTGAATCATCCTGTTTTTATTTATCACAAGAACAGCATCCTCAATTTGGTCAAGCATAGCATTTCTTTCTTCAAGTAACTGGTATATCTCACTTGGCTCAAGGTTATGTAATTGTTTTTTTAACTTAATTGAAGTAGCACTTGCTACAGCTAGACTTATCAATATACAAAATATTAATGCAGTAGTGTAATTCTTTTTGGATTGAAAAACAACTTGATTTAACGTTGTCAGTTTTATACCCACGGCCAGTGCACCGATTTGTTTTTTGCCATTATATACAGGGATAAGATACCTTAAAGATTTTCCCAGACTACCTTTAGCTGTCGAAATGACTTCCTTTCCTTTCAAAACTTGATTTTCATCTCCACCTTGGAATGGTTTTCCTATTTTTTCCAGATTTGGGTGTGTTAATCGGATGCCATTCATATTCATAGCTACGACATAGTCTAATTTATATGTTTTAGAAATATCGACTGTAAATTGATTAATATCTTCATTAGGAACATTATCAGTCAATACCTGTTTGATACCTTTATTTTTTGCTAACATTTTGCCTGTTGCAGTTAACAGATGAGTTTCCTGATGTTTAATCGATTGATACGTTTCGCCAATCATAATACTATAAAAAATTACTGTGGTCATAGCAATTATGGATATAAATATTAATGAAATACTTGCCCATAATGATAGTTTTGGTCTCATGAAACCTCCTATTTATAAAGTATATCATATAAATTTGAGTGATATTTGCTTAAATTAGTTAAATAAATTGAAAAAATTTAAGTATTTAAACTAATTAAAAAATCTATAATAATCTGTGATTGTCATTTATACTGAATTTATCAAATAAGGAGGTTGTAATATGGCAACGGCAACTACTAAGATAAGTACTTCTCGAACTGAAGAAGTCAAGAAGCGTTCTTTACATCAAATAAGGATTGGGTCGGTCCCCTTCCCTGTCTATTTAGTATTAGCTACATTAATAGTAACTACTGGATATTTACAACAGTTACCTGTTAATATGTTAGGTGGATTTGCTGTAATTTTAACTATGGGTTGGTTATTGGGAACAATTGGAGGCAATATTCCTGGTCTCAAAAATTTTGGAGGTCCTGCAATTCTTTCGTTATTAGTTCCTTCAATTTTGGTATTTTTTAATCTCCTAAATCCAAATGTCTTAGAAGCAACAAATATACTGATGAAAGAAGCTAACTTTCTTTACTTCTATATAGCTTGCCTAGTATGTGGAAGTATTTTAGGAATGAATCGAAAAATTCTTATTCAAGGATTATTTAAAATGATTATTCCAATGCTGGTGGGCATGGTTTGTGCCATGGCTGTTGGAACTTTAGTAGGTGTCATTTTGGGATTAGAATGGCAAAAAACACTATTTTATATTGTAACACCTGTTTTAGCAGGTGGAATAGGTGAAGGCATTTTGCCTCTGTCTCTTGGTTATAGTTCAATAACGGGCGTAGGAAGTGAGCAATTAGTAGCACAATTAATTCCAGCTACAATTATAGGTAATTTCTTTGCAATAATGTGTACTGCACTTCTAAATCGATTTGGTGAAAAATACCCTGAATACTCTGGACAAGGTCAATTAGTAAAAATTGGTAAAGGCGAAGACATGTCTGATGCATTAAAAGATAATTCAGGACAATTGGACGTCAAATTAATGGGGGCAGGTGTTCTTACAGCATGTTCACTTTTCATCGCAGGTGGTTTACTGCAACATTTAACAGGTTTCCCCGGCCCTGTACTGATGATTATTTTAGCTGCCCTGTTAAAATATTTAAATGTTATACCACAAGAAACACAAAATGGTGCCAAACAATTATATAAATTTATTTCCGGAAACTTCACATTCCCACTTATGGCCGGCCTAGGATTACTCTATATCCCTTTAAAAGACGTCGTCGCTACTTTAAGTTGGCAATATTTTGTAGTTGTAATCTCAGTAGTATTCACTGTAATTTCAGTTGGTTTCTTCATTTCAAGATTCTTGAATATGAATCCAGTTGAAGCAGGAATAATTTCGGCTTGTCAAAGTGGGATGGGTGGTACTGGAGATGTTGCTATTTTATCTACAGCAGATCGTATGAATTTGATGCCTTTTGCACAAGTAGCAACTCGTTTAGGTGGCGCAATTACAGTTATAACGATGACAGCAATTTTACGTATCATTTTCAAACAATAATTAGAAAGAGGATTCAATATGTCAAAAGATTTAGGTCAATTAGCTTTACTACAAGCAAAAGAGTTTGGTGGAAAATTAGAAGTTAAGTCAAAATTAGAAGTAAAAAATAAAGAGGACTTAAGTATAGCCTATACCCCAGGAGTTGCAACAGTGTCTTCGGAGATTGCTAAGGACTCAAAATTAGGTTATGAGTTGACAACGAAAAAAAATACCGTAGCTGTCATTAGTGATGGTACTGCAGTTTTAGGGTTAGGTGACATTGGACCTATAGCAGCTATGCCTGTTATGGAAGGAAAAGCAGTATTATTCAAAGAATTTGCTGGCGTTGATGCTATTCCAATAGTACTTGATACTAAAGATACTGAAGAAATTATTTCAATTGTAAAAGCTATTTCTCCTACATTTGGCGGAATCAATTTAGAAGATATTAGTGCCCCTCGTTGTTTTGAGATTGAAAAACGTCTTATTGAAGAATGTGATATCCCTGTTTTTCATGATGATCAACACGGGACAGCTATTGTGGTATTAGCAGCAGTATTTAACAGTTTAAAACTTATAAATAAGTCAATACAAGACGTTAAAATTGTAGTCAATGGTGGAGGATCAGCTGGTCTATCTATAACTCGAAAACTATTAGCTGCTGGAGCAAAATCAATTTCTGTAGTAGATAAATTTGGAATTATCAATGAGAAAGAAGGAGAAAAATTAGCTCCACACCATCTTAAAATTTCTAAACTTACGAATAGAGAATTTGTATCTGGTACCTTAGAGAACGCACTTGAAAATGCAGACATTTTTATTGGTGTTTCGGCACCAGGTGTTTTAAAACCTGAATGGATATCAAAAATGGCTCCTAAACCAGTTATCTTTGCTATGGCAAACCCTGTTCCCGAAATTTATCCTGACGAAGCAATTGATGCCGGAGCATACATTGTCGGTACTGGTAGAAGTGATTTTCCAAACCAAATAAACAACGTTTTAGCATTTCCAGGAATTTTCCGTGGCGCACTGGATGCTCGTGCAAAACAAATTACAATTGAAATGCAAATTGCAGCGGCAAAAGGTATTGCTAGCTTAGTACCGGAGAATGAATTATCGCCAACTAACATAATGCCAGGAGCATTCCAAAAAGGTGTTGCTGAGATTGTTGCAAAAAGTGTTAGAGATGCTGTCAAATAAGTATTTATAAAAGTGAATATATTGATTACTTGTTACTCCTAAATTTACAGACAAGTAGTCAATTTTTTTGTCCTAGAAACATCACCAAATCTTTGATACAATAGAAGGAGTTGTTAGAAAGTGAGGGAATAATGGAAAACCATAAAAATGAATATGCTTTAGTTGAAAATTCTATTATTTCATTTGTTTGGCGCGGTGCTTTAGTTGGCCTTGTGGCGGGGACGGTTGTCTCTTTGTTTCGTTTGGCAATTGAAAAACTGAGTCAATTAGTTGTTGTTAGTTATCAGGTTGCCCATCAGAATTTGCTTATTTTACTTGCCATTGCTGTTATCAGCTTTTTTATTTTACTTTTGGTAGGATATCTTATTCAAACTGATCCAGATATAAAGGGGTCTGGTATTCCACACGTTGAAGGTGAGTTGAAAGGTCTTTTGGCACCCAATTGGTGGAGTGTTCTCTGGAAAAAATTTATTGCAGGGGTTCTCTCAATTTCTATGGGATTTATGTTGGGTCGTGAAGGGCCTTCCATTCAATTGGGGGCAATGACAGCCAAAGGCCTCGCAGAGGGATTAAAGTCCACTCGTTTAGAGAAACGGATTATGATTGCAAGTGGAGCTGCCGCTGGCTTATCTGCAGCCTTTAATGCGCCAATCGCCGGTTTATTATTTGTTGTCGAAGAAATTTATCATCACTTTTCTCGTTTAATCTGGATTAGTGCCTTAGTAGCAAGTATTATTGCTAACTTTGTCTCTTTATATATTTTCGGGTTGAAACCAGTTCTTGCTATGCCTAAGGTGATGCCATTCCTTGCTTTGGATCATTATTGGATTTTGATTGTAATGGGGCTATTTCTAGGAGTAATGGGTTTTGCTTATGAAAAAATTATACTTAACCTATCGACTGGTTTTGACAAAGTCGGTAAGTGGCTTCACTTACCACAAGCCTTTTATGCCTTAATGGTATTACCTCTAATATTAGTTATTGGTTATTTATCACCAAATCTCTTAGGTGGTGGGAATGGATTAATTATCTCCTTATCTATGTTAAAGGTTAATTTTATTTTAGTATTAGGATACTTTATTGTAAGGTTTATTGGTAGCATGTTATCTTATGGGAGTGGTTTACCAGGTGGTATTTTCCTACCAATATTGACCTTAGGTGCACTTGCCGGCTTACTCTTTGGCATTTGCTTTAGAGACTTAGGGCTAGTGTCTCAAGAAATGATGCCCTTGTTTATCGTTTTAGGGATGGCTGGATATTTTGGTGCCATTTCTAAAGCTCCCTTAACGGGGATGATTTTAGTAACGGAAATGGTTGGTGATTTAAAGCCTTTGATGTCAATAGCTGTCGTAACGTTTGTGGCTTATGCAATAATGGATTTACTAAAAGGGCAACCAATTTATGAGGCGATGCTTGAAAAACTACCAATCAGACATGTTAAGGATATTGTTGAACCAACATTGATTGAACTAACTGTCGGCCATAAATTAGCTGGTAAATATGTTCGGGATTTAGCCTTGCCAAAAAATACTCTTATCACAACTCAGGTTAATCATAATAAATCACAGGTTGTATCTGGCGATACCATCTTGTCAGCAGGTGCTACGATTTTCCTAGTGGTCAATGAACCTGATGTAGGAATGGTCAGACGATTACTAATGTCATAGCAGGGCTATTGTCATAAAAGAAAAGTTCTGATATGATTTATGACATGGGTATCAAGAAATTATAGATTGGAGATTCTATAAGTGATCATTGATAAAGTTTTTAATAATAATGTCGTACAAGTTCGCAATGACAAAGGCGAGGAAGAAATTATCATGGGGAGGGGTCTTGGTTTTCAAAAGAAGCCGGAGGACCTAGTAGATGATAGTTTAGTTGAAAAACGTTTTACATTACAAGATTCTAGTTTGATTAATGATTTAACAAGTGTTTATCAAAACTTGTCTTTAAAAGAAATTGAAACTGTGACAGCTATCATTGAACATGGACAAGAAGTTCTTGATACTGTTTATGATATGGCACTGTATATTTCTTTGGCTGATCATTTGCATTATACGTTTGAACGCTTAGAAAATGGATTAATTATTAA encodes:
- a CDS encoding ClC family H(+)/Cl(-) exchange transporter, with the translated sequence MENHKNEYALVENSIISFVWRGALVGLVAGTVVSLFRLAIEKLSQLVVVSYQVAHQNLLILLAIAVISFFILLLVGYLIQTDPDIKGSGIPHVEGELKGLLAPNWWSVLWKKFIAGVLSISMGFMLGREGPSIQLGAMTAKGLAEGLKSTRLEKRIMIASGAAAGLSAAFNAPIAGLLFVVEEIYHHFSRLIWISALVASIIANFVSLYIFGLKPVLAMPKVMPFLALDHYWILIVMGLFLGVMGFAYEKIILNLSTGFDKVGKWLHLPQAFYALMVLPLILVIGYLSPNLLGGGNGLIISLSMLKVNFILVLGYFIVRFIGSMLSYGSGLPGGIFLPILTLGALAGLLFGICFRDLGLVSQEMMPLFIVLGMAGYFGAISKAPLTGMILVTEMVGDLKPLMSIAVVTFVAYAIMDLLKGQPIYEAMLEKLPIRHVKDIVEPTLIELTVGHKLAGKYVRDLALPKNTLITTQVNHNKSQVVSGDTILSAGATIFLVVNEPDVGMVRRLLMS
- a CDS encoding 2-hydroxycarboxylate transporter family protein codes for the protein MATATTKISTSRTEEVKKRSLHQIRIGSVPFPVYLVLATLIVTTGYLQQLPVNMLGGFAVILTMGWLLGTIGGNIPGLKNFGGPAILSLLVPSILVFFNLLNPNVLEATNILMKEANFLYFYIACLVCGSILGMNRKILIQGLFKMIIPMLVGMVCAMAVGTLVGVILGLEWQKTLFYIVTPVLAGGIGEGILPLSLGYSSITGVGSEQLVAQLIPATIIGNFFAIMCTALLNRFGEKYPEYSGQGQLVKIGKGEDMSDALKDNSGQLDVKLMGAGVLTACSLFIAGGLLQHLTGFPGPVLMIILAALLKYLNVIPQETQNGAKQLYKFISGNFTFPLMAGLGLLYIPLKDVVATLSWQYFVVVISVVFTVISVGFFISRFLNMNPVEAGIISACQSGMGGTGDVAILSTADRMNLMPFAQVATRLGGAITVITMTAILRIIFKQ
- a CDS encoding NAD(P)-dependent malic enzyme, with translation MSKDLGQLALLQAKEFGGKLEVKSKLEVKNKEDLSIAYTPGVATVSSEIAKDSKLGYELTTKKNTVAVISDGTAVLGLGDIGPIAAMPVMEGKAVLFKEFAGVDAIPIVLDTKDTEEIISIVKAISPTFGGINLEDISAPRCFEIEKRLIEECDIPVFHDDQHGTAIVVLAAVFNSLKLINKSIQDVKIVVNGGGSAGLSITRKLLAAGAKSISVVDKFGIINEKEGEKLAPHHLKISKLTNREFVSGTLENALENADIFIGVSAPGVLKPEWISKMAPKPVIFAMANPVPEIYPDEAIDAGAYIVGTGRSDFPNQINNVLAFPGIFRGALDARAKQITIEMQIAAAKGIASLVPENELSPTNIMPGAFQKGVAEIVAKSVRDAVK
- a CDS encoding ABC transporter permease produces the protein MKKIAPFYLAFTFALLYVPIFYLIGYSFNKGGDMNGFKGFTLEHYQTLFADSRLMSILLQTFVLAFTSALLATIIGTFGAIYIHHARKKYHNALLSTNNVLMVSPDVMIGASFLILFTTLKFQLGSMSVLLSHIAFSIPIVVLMVLPRLNEMNQDMINAAYDLGANQYQMMKEVMLPYLTPGIIAGYFMAFTYSLDDFAVTFFLTGNGFTTLSVEIYSRARQGISLDINALSTIVFLFSILLVMGYYYISQDKEDKHA
- a CDS encoding response regulator; this translates as MNVLIIEDDPMVDFIHRNYLEKVNKFQIILSSDSVSDALNKLDHYYIDLILLDIHIKEGNGIQFLENLRLKHHNCEVIIISAVNDGKIVKSGFHFGIVDYLIKPFTFERFESSITSFLDRKKQLNQHIINQSQIDKLKNGQNNKQKQDNIFLEKGLSESTYNLVLSTISTLNREFTIQELTDATNLSHVSVRKYVAFMEENEIIEAKQIYTKVGRPYKIYQRI
- a CDS encoding Spo0B domain-containing protein, encoding MRPKLSLWASISLIFISIIAMTTVIFYSIMIGETYQSIKHQETHLLTATGKMLAKNKGIKQVLTDNVPNEDINQFTVDISKTYKLDYVVAMNMNGIRLTHPNLEKIGKPFQGGDENQVLKGKEVISTAKGSLGKSLRYLIPVYNGKKQIGALAVGIKLTTLNQVVFQSKKNYTTALIFCILISLAVASATSIKLKKQLHNLEPSEIYQLLEERNAMLDQIEDAVLVINKNRMIQLTNQSGKELIKDYDIKNVSRKRIEEIFPEFTNIKYDITHEQLLHVNDTDLLLKVSQIQVNHELRGYLIFIREASEAIYTLDQLMYTTTYASALQAQTHTFMNQLHVIYGLVDIQYYDQLKIYLDSILESEDGIVNTLSVLVKEPLLASFFIGEQGKYKELNTDFVIEAISEIPNALSNNQINKALMLYQFIHTHIISALKPEKVLLTIDYNNGYLISTYQLLDKSITNDTILEILNNQFFRHLLSDTNSIYSKQIDQDELTFSMTTPYRRG
- a CDS encoding ABC transporter substrate-binding protein codes for the protein MRKLYSFIGGILGIVLILICLNVIFQKQSGTAKQSDKLVIYNWGDYIDPALLKKFTKETGIQVQYETFDSNEAMYTKIKQGGTTYDIAVPSDYMIDKMVKEDLLVKLDKSKLTSIKNIGNDFLGKNFDPQNDYSIPYFWGTVGIVYNDQIIKNPPKHWIDLWRPEYKNQIMLVDGARETMGFGLNTFGYSLNEKNLSKLTQVENRLQKLTPNIKAIVADEMKGYMIQGDAGIGVTFSGEASEMLYSNEHLHYVVPSEGSNLWFDNLVLPKTMKHKKEAYAFLNFINEPKNAAQNAEYIGYATPIDKAKAMLPKEIKNDTAFYPTQKTIKKLEVYDNLGDNWLGIYNDLYLQFKMYRK